One genomic window of Cannabis sativa cultivar Pink pepper isolate KNU-18-1 chromosome 2, ASM2916894v1, whole genome shotgun sequence includes the following:
- the LOC133034386 gene encoding uncharacterized protein LOC133034386 produces MLRTKNVDVPTTCPVCQENTETIMHALVTCPFANACLNKVLAAASLVSAATFGSWLGTIFCSLNEEIINNVTVLCWALWKSRNNKVWNNKLSFVSHVVTSASTCFDQWKKAQCSSSLSSLNFASSSDGVEHWTKPKTNTIKVNVDAAMFEEDGIYGFGIVARDDTGRLIRSKSSCSSGAPLVEIAEAIGVKETLSWIKINGWQEAILETDSMVTVQAIRSSTSMSSVFGLLIQDCQALLSSLINVKLFFVKRSANRVAH; encoded by the coding sequence ATGCTCCGTACCAAGAATGTTGATGTCCCTACCACCTGCCCTGTGTGTCAAGAAAATACTGAAACTATTATGCATGCTCTTGTCACTTGCCCTTTTGCCAATGCTTGCTTGAACAAGGTGTTGGCAGCGGCTAGCTTGGTAAGTGCTGCAACATTCGGCTCTTGGCTTGGCACTATCTTCTGTAGCCTCAATGAAGAAATCATTAATAATGTTACTGTTCTTTGTTGGGCACTATGGAAGTCACGAAACAATAAAGTTTGGAACAACAAATTATCTTTTGTCTCTCATGTTGTAACTTCAGCATCTACTTGCTTTGATCAATGGAAAAAAGCTCAGTGTTCTTCTTCTTTATCGTCACTTAACTTTGCTTCTTCTAGTGACGGTGTTGAGCATTGGACCAAACCTAAAACCAATACAATCAAAGTTAATGTCGACGCTGCAATGTTTGAGGAGGATGGTATATATGGCTTTGGAATCGTGGCTAGAGATGATACAGGCAGATTAATAAGGAGCAAGAGCTCTTGCTCATCAGGTGCCCCGTTGGTGGAGATTGCTGAAGCCATAGGGGTGAAAGAAAcccttagttggataaagatcaATGGTTGGCAAGAGGCAATTCTTGAAACTGACAGTATGGTTACTGTCCAAGCAATTCGAAGTAGTACCTCCATGTCTTCAGTCTTTGGACTTCTCATACAAGACTGTCAAGCTTTGCTTTCCTCTTTGATTAATGttaagttattttttgttaaacgatcagcAAATCGAGTAGCTCATTGA